The Euphorbia lathyris chromosome 4, ddEupLath1.1, whole genome shotgun sequence genomic interval tattaaatttatatagataattaaaaaataaacagatAAGAGTTTTGGATTGACATTATCTGCGGGAACTTTACCCGTTGTCAACTCTTTGCAAGGGGTAGTGTTTATTAGAATTGaaaaaatcagtttttttatagaaagaaaaataatataaaaaatagaaataaaaaagcACTTATATTGTATTGGAATCTTAATACTATTTAATATACTTATGtattaagaaaatataatttaaaaaaattaaattggaaaaatgtcaattttaaatgactaaattacatGTGCATAGATCATATTATTGTTTTTcaattgaaattaatatatatatttaatgtcattggagaaaaaatataaaaaaaaattcggcCAATATCAACTGTGAAATTTAGatgttgaataaaataaattttttttaaggttCAATAGTCCAAATATGTCAACTCAATTTTATTCCGTCAAAATACATTACCCACGCATGTATTGCTGACGGATTTCGTTCCGTCAATATTCCGTCAGGATATCACTTTATTGACGGAAATTATATGTTTACTGACGGAAACGGAAATTTTCGTCAGTAAACCattattttcttgtagtgaaatgcgtaaaattgaaggatttgattgaaaaatattaatgttTAAAGGTTTCAAATAGCAATTAAACctttaaggattctttttaaTGTATTAGTGTTTTTACTCTTCAGCATTATTTCAGTCGCTCTTGTACGAGGCTGTCGGGCGAACAGTAAACCCGGTAAGCGGGGCGGTGGGGATGCTCTGGACAGGAAATTGGCAGGTCTGTCAAACGGCGGTGATGACGGTGTTCCGCGGTGGTGCAATTCATCCTCTACCGGAATTTGAAGTGAAGGTATTAGGACCAGATTTTGATAAGGTTCCAGACTGTTCCAGATTTAGGACAGTAAATAACAATGTAAAAACATCattaaagaggaagagatcggATTATGATTATGATATTCAGACGAAATGTGGACCCACTAATCTTGATCTTAGCTTGACTTATCGGACGGAGGAGAAGCGGCGACCGGCAACACCGTCGGAGGAGTCTGAAACAACCACCTTGGGAAGTTTTACCGGGAATAATTGTAGTAGTTCACATGGAGGAGGTGAAAGAAAGCTATTAACATtgtttttatgagttttttgtTGGAGAATTTTAGGAAGGAAAAGAATTTCTgacttaattgtatatttttgGTAATTTTCCTGAATAATGAGAACCCAATTAACAATGTTAATTTTTTGAGTgcaacttttttttaaaaaaattaattttacacCATCTCGAACAGTTTTTTAGTTCGACTCTTAAGTTTGATGAAAGAAAGTTAGTGTTCGGAACTGTTTTTTTTGCCTTCTAAGCCTAAACAGGAGACAAAAAgcgtttggtaaaaattcgaaACAACTATCTACTATCTATCAATAACAGCTAATAGTAACAACAAACATGAGTAGGTGAAACAAACCAACCCTTGGACTCTTAATTATTGATGAACTCTTGCtgcttttttagtttatttttattattattaatctaTTATTGAGGGGATATGAGAAGTATCGTCGGAGATGATATGTATTAGTCActccttaaatcactaagaattaattgttatattatttttagagcgTGTACTAAGAGTCTCAAGATGCTCTTAGACATAACACACAATTGACTCCTCaaattaaaacttcaaaatcaattaggactttaaactatcaaaatcatcaattagattTTGAACTaagcaaaatcatcaattgagttctCATTTGGGTCAACAGTTTTAGGATCTCTTTTGCAAATCCATTTTGAGGGGGCGTTTGGTTATAGTTTTTTGACTTCCTGTTTatcttttcactttgaaaatgaaAGTTTTATGTGTTTGGCTAGACATCTCGTGTTTGCCTTTTGTAGCTGAAAAATAGCTTTTTTTATAAAATGGGAGAATCtctgtttttttaaaaagtagcatttcaaacagcaaactgtaacagaaaacaacaaacaacaggtAAAATAAACAGGCTCTGAATCAACATATAAATTATTACAATTCATATCAAATAGTCACCATTTCTGATTTTAAGATAAAATGAAAACTCAATTGATTATTAGAGTCCATGTTAAAAACGCCACgataaatataacaaaatgATTAGAGTAATTTAGAATAAATCATGTTTGGATTACAAATTCAAGGTCCAAGAAAAATGGTACCTTTCCTACCACTTATAAATAAACACAATTATAATTTAccgaaaaaacaaacaaacataaTTATTCGAATATATTATATACTTGATTATGCCTTATGCAACATAAAAGGGGCAAATATTAGATATGGTGACATGAAAAAGCATTAGTGAATTGGGAAAAGTGAAGGAATAAGATAATGAATGGACTAAATGCCTCTTTATGGGTAGCAAAAGCCAATGACAAAATTCCCACGTTTCAATAGTTCTAAGGGACAACAAACTTTAAACATAAtactatttttatttcatttacaAATTGATTCCTTCATAAAAtctatttacaaattaattctTTTGTTTGCTATTGAATGCATAGAAATTTGGAATTCATTTGAAATGAAATTGATGTAGGATAATATGAGGTGAGCTTTTTGGCCCTTTCAATAtctgagataaaaaaaaaaaggattaaagAGGAGTTAGGGGCGACAACCCCTCTTTATTACTTAAGTCAGTTAAGCTAAAAGAAAATGATACTGAAAAGTATGTAATTGAAATTAATAAGTAGAATGTTACTTTTCAATGTATAGTGTACTCGAAATGAGTTGGAGCCCATGTGGCATCTACTAAATGGTGGAGGTCCGTTGTCAACCTGAAACGATCAACTATAACTGTGGTTCCGTAAATCAAGACGCAAGACCCAAATGGGATATGCATGACCCTTTGGTCTTCCTTGATTGGTCAATGCGGAGTTAGCGGTTACTGCTTTGGGAGGAATTACCTCATTGGGCCGCATGTAATACGATAATTGTGTATGATATCGTAGGCCCCCTCCAGAAGTCGTTAGATTGAAGTGCTGTAAGACTTCATTGTTGCAGATGATTGAAGGTTAGATTTCTTAGTTGGAGTTTCAACTTAGGTTCGATCGAAGTTAACCTTCGATTTTATCAAGAGATAGAAACATCTTTTGATTAACATATTCGTATTGACGTGTTGGCGTGTGCCTTTCATTCTTTAACTAATGGAGACATGGGATAGTGGTGTTAATGCTGACATACCATATGAAGTTGAAACGTAACATCACCCTTCCTGATTTTACAACTATCATTCTGAATTCCTGATAGATGTCAACTCTGTGTGCCTTTTCACTTTGGTCTATATCATTGATGAGTGAATTCCTGATGTCGTTTTGACATTTGAGTAACGTTGAAACGATGTAATGATCGATAACTGCCTCTTTTATTGCGCCACCTCGCTATCCTCATTCAAAAGCCTAGAAAAGGAGAAGATTAGTCTTATGAGGATTTTTCTGCACTCTCTACTTCCTTCAAGCTTTCTATAAGGTTCACTTCATAACTTAGTACGTTTTtgtatctttttcttctttccatTTGCTTACTTTTGTTTTATGGAAGGATTGCATCGAAAAACTCCAAGAAATCTGCTGCCATCGTAAACTTCGAAGATTCTACCCCTTTGTAAACATTCATAATACTATTATGGCGCCTACAAAATCAAAATCTAGTAAAGAGGTTGGGAAATCGAAGGACTTGGAGAAGGTTGCTGCTCCCAATCAAACTAATCCGCAAGTTTGGGAGAAGCTCTCGCCTTTAACTACTCAAGAACTTATAAACATCGTGGCTATTTATCCAGAGCTTACACATAATGGAGGCAAGCCTTCCCATCGAATAACAAATGGTGTTTTCCGGCTTTAACGGTCACATATGGGTGTTTACTCTATTAATTTTCGAATTCAATCCAAATGAATTTCTCTGTTTACCTAGGCCCACACACACGTAATGCTCTTAGATTAAGCAATTGTGTTAGACATGAAAGCTAAGATATTACTATAAACCTTATGTTCATATAGTCTCTTTTGTGAGTGACCCTGATAGGCCTATCTAGAGATGGTGGTTAGACTAAACATTCAGTTCATTTTATCGAAGGTACACGGTTTTAGCTGACCTTTATAATAATCCATTTCAGATAGTAATCTCATGTGTAACCTTCGAGAACTTGATAGTAACCTCTTAGTAATCCTTTGTTATACAATATCAAGTTCAGCAAGAGACACGATTAAGTCACCCTTAATTACTCAGAAATTTCCTTGATCTCTACAGAATTAATAATATCAAATGAGCAATTACATAATGCCTCATTCGAGTGTGGCCACATACTTATTAGTCCCACTAATCAAGTGGTCGATGATATCTCTATATAAGAGATTAAGCAATCCCTCACTTCACTCATGGTTTTTAAGTATGGCGTACAATGCACCCAATTGAACCTATACTTGGCACTCAATTACGGACTTGTTAGGCGATCAATCAAAGTACAGTGCAAACCATCTAGGTCCTGCAGTGAACTTGGTCCAAGGACAACTTAGAATATTACATGAGAACCACCTATGATAATCCTAATCAAAGTACAGTGCAAACCATCCATGCCTTTTACCTATTTACATctaatttttcattgtaaaacAAATTCCATTTTCACAAATTGTTAGTGGTGCTGGTTTCAGTTTTTCGGAGTAGCTTTTAGCATTCACTCCAAACCATAGGAAATATAGTATTTGATTAGCTTTATAAAACAGTagcttttgttatttttttaatggaaataTCAACATGTTagaggtttttttttataaaaagttgTTTGTAACTATTTAATTTTGACAATATTATCTTTCTTATTTCTATAAAATATGTTCTTTCTTAACATCATTCCTATccattataatataattttgtcGGAAGAATAATGTTTTGCTTCgttcaaaaaattattatttttaattattatttaactatttaagttattttatttaatttgcgcattacattttgtttttttataatttatttgttgattactTTAAAACGTgctcatattagacattttacatactaacaacAATAGTTcataataattttatcaaacattaaTAATTAATCAGCTATAACAAACATCTAATAACAACAGCAAACAGTTAACTGCAATAGCAACAACAACAGCAACGGTAACAATTGAACGAAATGTGAactaaatttcttcttttgttaaCATTATACAACAtgtgtttttttaatgtaacaaaaaaaattatatttttatgttaATAATACCTCCGAACAATTGAAGGATGGATATTctccatttcaaaataattgtcacatttgacccaATTACACATTAAAGAAATGTTGAAATTGCATTAAATGCATGGAACATAGATTAAGATACTGAATTTTTatgtcttattttttttttctttgacaaatgcttgtaatttcattaaataaaatatgaacaagTACAACAAGCAAAATGTAAGGGATAAAACCTCACATGGTTACAGACTAAAACAAATACAATATCTACGAATGGATAGAAATGACTACAAATAGCAAAAAGAGCCCATAAAAGgcacaaaaaacacaaaataacaATATATTTCCCGTTAATCCAAATCTGTAGAAAGACATCTGCAATCCAAACTTCATCCTTTAGAccattccgaacattcggatctgagtccttttttTATTGCAACCGCGTAGATTTATtgatctacggacaagataaatcatttccgctcttgctaaatccgaaaaaagcataaacgaTAGAATAATAGAGAGCATATACAATCAGACGAATAAAGAGTTCCAATGAAATATATGAATACAGActaaaaaagcaataaaaaaaatacagaaatcTAACCCGgtgtgaggaggaagaagaaagatcCTTCGTCCATTGGCCACTCAACACCTTAAAACGACCATTGgcggcctcaaaataaaaaattcgaagagttaatgatattttaaagaactttaattttaaaaaaattaatgtcaTCTAAGTATTATTTGATTAgaagaaagtgaatttttagagagaaaactccaaaaaatgtgattttagaaagtaaaaaatgtagtttcatgTTAAATGTCattttgaacaattttaattaggggtgttcaaaaaaTAACCAATCCAATGGTTTTAACCCAATCCAACCTAAAAATAACTAGTTTGCTAATTTATTTGTTCTATTGGATTGGTTATAACCAAACCAATAGATTATTTCATATGGATTGGTTAATTTAACCAGTTATTAACCGGTTAATAACCAAATCAAACTAAATCTTAAAGAAAATTGTGAGATTTTGATGGCTAGAGAAATGACTCAATAAATAGTTTGTGAAAAACGGAAAAACGTAGAAAactgaaaaattgaaaaaataaacgtgaaaaacataaaaatacaaaaccgtaaaaagcaaaaaaaaaggaaaaacgtAAATAATAAATGCAAATAAAAGCACTTAGTTGTGAAAGATCTATCTAATCTACAATGTTGATCAAATATTTcggtttaaaaatttaatcgtTACGTCCTTAAGAATTTGTTGTTTTCATCAAGTTTGACACAACAATTATCTTATTTTAcattcaaattaaaattaaactttccATTTGAATTAACTAATTACTATTCAATTTTGAAATACCtttaaaatttagtataataaaaagaaaaggaaaacacTCAGCAAATGTTAAAGTCGTCTAAatttaaaaaagaagaaaatatatttgttataattaaacTCAAATCAACCTCATTTTTTATTGTGGTCGTTTATAGAAAACAAAATACTAGTGCAATTATATTGAACATGTACAAGTAGTccgttcaaaaaaaaaacatgtacaAGTAGTTCGTTCAAAAAAAATGTACGAGTAGCAATTATATTATACTAGAGTTTAAAATATCGTATTTTTTCTGTTTCATGTTTCCCATTTTTTCGCTTGTCAGTTTTCAGCTTAATTcatttttccatgtttttttcGTTCTCCACATTTTTTTCCGTTTGTCACACTTTTTTTCCGTTTACACCTCAGttccttttctcttttctcttttttatgtttttatgttttcttctctttttttctctAAATGTTATTATTGAAAAAATTGGATATgacatatatttaaataaaattgattggattatttaatctaattaaaaaaaataagttttgatGAAATTGATCATTGAATTGGTGGTTAATAACCAATTCAATCCAACTCTATGGAGTATATCTATGGATTGGATTGGTTATTTACAACCAATCCATGGATTCTTTACTTTattggattggattagttttttGATCCAATAACTATTGGATTGACCCATGAACACCCTTAATtataattcttgaatatttttattttgagattgttaacAGTTATTTTAAGAAGTTAGTTAAAGTCGAATACCCACCATTATTGAAAAGTATAAAATTCAATTATGGtaccattaagaattgaaattgttGAAATCGCtaagccatgggtgtaatttaccctgttTTCAGTGAAAAAGTTGCCCTCCATTATTATTAGGACTTGTTAAATTAACAAAATCATTTTATAACATCATTAATTATTCCCTctgcttttatatatatatatatatataaatgttgtttgtgaattaaaaaaatcattaaattcTTTTACATATTAAATATAGTATTATTTTGCTAAAATATTTTGTAGCTCATTCAAATTCACATTTGTAGCTCAATTATAACCCCTAAACTTTATTTCTGGGCATAAAATCCTTATACTTtaaagggataagtacaaaaataaaccttgtggttacacctgttttcgaacaacacccatgtggtttaaaagtttgcaaagtggtaccttgaggttcattccgttagcaaacataggtcaaattgactaacggtgttaaaagtcaaatgaAAAAAAGCTAATTTAGTctgtatatttatttatttaataaattaaccccctttataatctaattatcacaaacaaactaaaaaataaaaagtaaaaatcaaatacaccatcttttacctctctttttaattttttattttcttattctttctctctcttctctctttctccTCATTGTTAGTTTCTCTC includes:
- the LOC136226939 gene encoding LOB domain-containing protein 37-like, encoding MSCNGCRILRKGCSDDCMLRQCLQWIDDPQAQANATLFVAKFFGRAGLISFLSDVPKHHRPSLFQSLLYEAVGRTVNPVSGAVGMLWTGNWQVCQTAVMTVFRGGAIHPLPEFEVKVLGPDFDKVPDCSRFRTVNNNVKTSLKRKRSDYDYDIQTKCGPTNLDLSLTYRTEEKRRPATPSEESETTTLGSFTGNNCSSSHGGGERKLLTLFL